In Poecile atricapillus isolate bPoeAtr1 chromosome 16, bPoeAtr1.hap1, whole genome shotgun sequence, the DNA window GGGGAGGTGCTcattatgaaaagaaaaagcttttacCTGTGTGTCATTGTAAACATTCACTACATTGATGGGTCTGTGACTgtcacaaacaaaaaaaaaagtgtcttctTCAGGCTGCAAGATTTCCAGGAGGTCAACATTAGCAccacaattaataagaacaaaatatttgaactgcaaacaaaagcagaaaaaaagaagcttgTTACTTAAATTGCcaggaaatgtggaaaaatgaaaacatgtttACAAAACCTCCAAAGCACTCATCATTGCCAAAActtgtgtttattttctgatatttgATGTCTCTGAGGCAGAAAACGTTTGTTAAGGCAAATTAAGGCACAATTCAGAGATGTTGGACATCCAATACCAGCACCTTTATATCTCAAAAATGTGCACAAACTTCATTCGACTCTATTAACATTATAGCACATTTGGTGGAGGTGACATTAAAAACTTGACAAGTTTATTACTATTATGTTAAAATGTAACCACAGTTTTGAAGTAACCACTAATAATAATGAGCTTAAGTATCAACATTTTAAattcaggaagggaaaaagtTTATCTTTACAAAAAATAAGCTCCAGCTTAaaaattttccattattttttcacCTGATCTTTATGCTCCAGAAAGGCAGTTTCAAGTTCTTGCCACCCAGTCACCGGCACGAGTGTGTATTGCACATGGTCGCATTGAAACAAAGCCTgcaaggaagcagcagctgttAGCAAAGGGGAGTGGAAACAGCCTCTCCTGCAACGCTACACCAGGCTATGATTCTATTCCACACAAATCCTTAAAATAAAGGCATCCCAAATGACAAATCTGCATGAGCTCTGAGACTACGACTCACCAGTTTTCAGTGCCATAACTCATGGAAACAAATGTTACAAAAGCTGATTAACCTTTCCCCCCTCTTCCCAGTTCACACCCATTTATGGGATCCCAGGACATACATATTTTCTTCTACTATCAGCTGCAGTTATAATGAACCAAGACTTACTTGGAGTATTTTACAAGCACATAATGCATCAACATCTGAAGCAACAAGAAGAAGAACACGctgtaaaaataacaaaataatagCATTAATGTAGGCACCAAATAGAGTGTGCTGGTACATGAAATGCATAGAACACTGAGACACCAGAAATCCAGATAGAGATCATTATAAGCATAAAACAGGATTGCTTCTTAATGGACACTGTGACCAAAATTAATCACTTAGGCTGTCCAACTAAAGCTTCACCACCTTACCGTACACATCCACAGTGAACAGAGTTAAGCAAACCCtggcttaaaaataaaagcagcagacaGATGTGCTACAAGAAAGACtgcaagaaaaacattaaagatGAGAGAAAACAATATTTAGTGCCTGGGCAAATAACACTAAAACGGTTAGAAAGGCATTTAAAGAAATCGTTCAGATGTTGTGGTGAAGCATGAGATCCAGAGCACACAAAAACACTTTAGCCGAAGGAGGTGAACCGTAAGTGAAATTCCTGGTGAAACCTCACCGCCCGGACGCTGCTTTGCCATGAGACGGGAAGGGGGAAAATAGCCGGGCAAGGGATTTTCAGGGCCAGGATGActgccggccccgccgccctcAGCGCGACCGCCTGCCCGGTGCTCCCCGCCGCCAACCCCCGGCCCGGAGCCCCCGCAGCGAGGCCACCACCGCCCCAGAGCACCGGAGCGCCTCAGCCGCCGCCGGCAGAGCAAACCCTGCGCCATGAGgcggcgggagccgcggcggcCCTAAGTGGGGAGAGCCGTGACGGGAGAGAGCCCTAGAGGAAGCCGCTCCGCCCGCCGCCGGGGCGCTCGGGGTGCCACGCCAGCCCCGGTCACGGCCCGCTGCCCGCACCTGGGTGACGACCAGGTCGTAGAACTCCCGGCGGCAGTCGGAGACGAACATGGCGGGATCGGGAGCGCGCGGCGGGAATGGGCGGCGGGtgcgcgccgccgccgctcaAACTGGGCGCCAAACCAGGTTCGTATCCCATTGGTCCGCGCCTCACGGAGCGCTGGCCAATAGGAACGTCCCCCACTCCACCTCTGCACCCCCAGCTACCCAATCCCTTCCGGAGCTTCGCCAATGGGATGCGAAGGAGTCGGTGACGATTGGCGCTACTGGCCAATCCCGAGAGGGTCTCGGCCGGAAGGCCCCTGCCGGGTCTTGTCGCCGCATCCGCCATCTTTGCTGCGGAAAAGTTGTTTGCTTTGACACTAAAGTGAGCCCGGCGAAGGGGCAGCAGGGCGGCATCAACAGCCGGGACCGAAGAGAAGCCGAGCGGGCAGAAGGGACTCCCGGCGATGGCCGCCTCGGAGGGGGCGAGGGCCGGTTTTCCGCCCTCAGCCGCAATGGCCCCCCGAGAGGCCGCGCCGCGCGGCACGCTGGGAGGGGCGGGGCCGTGGGTGGGGCCCGGCACAGCCCGTGAGGCGGAcgagcggccccggcccggcccggcccgccggCCCCGAGGGAGCGCCCGCTGCCGCCATGGTGAGGCCGGGGGGCGGCCGGGGAGGGGCCGCGTCAGGGCGGCGACGCTTCAGGAGCCCTCAGTGGGTGCTGTGATACTTTGTGTGCTGTGGATACTGGTAGTTACGttcttctctgtgttttgttttttcctctctagtTCTCTTTTAATATGTTTGACCACCCCATTCCCCGGGTGTTCCAGAACCGTTTTTCAACCCAGTATCGCTGCTTCTCGGTATCCATGCTTGCCGGACCTAATGACAGGTCAGATGTGGAGAAAGGCGGGAAGAGTATGTGCATGTTTTATTTTGACTAATAAACCTGTTGGAAGAGTGTTTGTGAATAGTGTCAAGTAAAGCAGCTTTTGGCCAAGACAGCAGGAACATTGAAAACACAGTGACAAACAGGGCTGAGCATCCTGGGTGGGGCTTTGAGGAAGGGTCATCTTCCACTGCATTACTCggtaattaaaaatgtttaccAGTGAGTCGGGATTTATGAGCATTAGAAAGAGACAATCTTCTTCTATAAAGTTTCTTGTTACAGTCTTGTATCTAATGCGAGCCATGGAAGTTTATGATGAAGAAGTTTCTCCCCTCACCGTGTTGTACTTTAATTGTACTATTTAATTTGTACAAAGAAAGGAATAGATTGGCCAACTTAATTTTCAGGCTGTCAGACTAATGCTATGTTGTTTTGGGTTGGTACGGGTTGAAGAGCACCTGTGagcccaaacaaacaaaattagcttggagaaaatttttctttagtATTGTAAAACCTCgtcttctattttatttttccctgatCATAATTCTGAAATCTCCACATAGCAGGGATATTTGTCATGACTGATTCTACTGAAGTCTCTGTCTATAAATGAATTTGCTTTagaatttgcctttttttaaaaaagatattttagagAAAGGAAAGATAAAGTTGTGTGTTATGTACTCTCATACAGATGTACTTTTCCTAATTTTACATTCTTGTTCATTTCTGCAGTAATTATGCCACCATCGGCTTTGGATCAACTCAGTAAGTGAATACTTTATTCTGGAATAACAACATTAGAAATAGGAGCAAATGTGTAGGCAAATACCACAGTATTTTAGTTATCTATTTAAGTCTTAAGTAAATACTGTGAGAGtaattagtttaaaaaatgtattttgaaggtgttttttttctgtcagaattAATAGGGCTCGTCTGCTTTCAAGTACAGGCATCTGAAGTGTATTTgtgtaatttctgctttttctgtagTTTTGAGCAGTTGGAATAATGGTGTGAGGGGAATCCTCTCCTGTAGTCTGGCCCATTCTCTTGGTGATCTGAAGCTTCAAAAATGTGCTGGGGGCTTTTaacaaagaaaacttttttctcctttctcaccAGGCCGCCTTAATATTACTTACCCCATGCTGTTCAAGCTGACCAACAAAAACTCAGACCGAATGACACACTGTGGAGTGCTCGAGTTTGTGGCTGATGAGGGCATCTGTTACCTTCCACACTGGGTGAGTTGTGTCATGCTGGACTGTCAGAACCTGAAAAGTAGGATTAGCGAGTTGCCAAGTGTGATATTAAGGAGGTGGAATGTTTCCTGACAGTGCCTGTCTCTGCTGGTGACGTTCCTACAACAGCCTTCAGTTCTGGCTCAGGTTTCCCTCTGCAGGAGTTTAATTAAGCAAAGCTGACTGCTTTTAACCTGCACCTGACTATTCTTCCTGAAATTGAATATACACAAGAGCGAGACTTGAAAACATCAGACACATTGATAGggctttgtgtgtttgtttccaTTCTTGCAGATGATGCAGAATTTGCTGCTGGAAGAAGGAGGCCTGGTACAAGTGGAGAGTGTGAATCTGCAAGTTGCTACTTACTCAAAATTTCAGCCACAGAGTCCAGATTTTCTTGACATCACCAATCCCAAAGCTGTGTATCCTTCCTATTCAATTATGGAATAAGGTGGaaaaatttttcttccaaattggAATGATCAAACAGAGCTAGCCTTTCAGATGTGGCTCATACATGTCCAGTAGTACATGGccactgctgcttcttctgaaaacaaaggGGATGGAGAGCTGATGTACAGAGATGTGGTCAACTGTTGGTACAAAGTGTGGTCTGAAGAAGGAGTGTTTGCTTAAAATCCAGTGAATTTTAAGTGTCCTTTTGAAGAACTTGTACATcctaatatttattaaaatcctGTCTACAGTACTGATGACTTTAAAACCATGTTTGAGTAATTAAGGATAAGAGATCTACAGTATGGTAACTCTAAGGCTTTGATGtttcactgaaaacaaatatttcatcttaaCATGCTCCAAAGACTGGAAAATGCATTGAGAAACTTTGCCTGTCTTACTACTGGGGATGTTATTGCCATCAACTACAATGAAAAGGTACAGTTGGGAGTTGTAGATGAAGTTCAGTTGTTGGATGTTGATACTAAAACAATCAACCCAGGGCTATGCAGTGATTTGGACAAGTAATCCCTCATGGCAGATTTCACAGATGGTTTTCTATTGGAAGGAAAAAGGATCAGCTAAGTCTTTTTCTGAGATGCTGTTTAAACTTTTTTTGGACTCACaaggaaataaatgtttgtgCTGTTGAAGGTTTTACAAGTCAAGGGAAAGAATTTATCCTAAAttcaaaatttgttttaaaaaaatgcagattaaaGTAAGAATTCAGCAAGGTACAGTGACAGGTTTTCTGGCTTCCAAGTTAAAGACTTTTGCTTTTAAGTTCTGTAGAGATCCTGCAGTATCTAGTCCTCAGCCTAAGGAGTACTTACTTCAGTTTCCTTCAAGGTGTCGGGAGGGAAAGGTTTAGATATGCTTTCCTTACACATAATGCAATCTTAAAATATCTATGACTGTTTCAGATCTATGAGCTTCGGGTAATGGAGACCAAACCAGATAAGGCTGTGTCCATCATAGAATGTGATATGAATGTAAGTTAAAGCTGATGGGGAAAGTCTGTCCTAACTGTGTCCTCCCAAGAGGAGAGGGCACTTGTGCAGTGAtagctctgcacacccagcccgGCTGATGCTGCAAGAAAGGTGCAATCCATGGGGTAGGAAAGATGACTCACTTGGGAGTACTCATGTGCCTTTGGAACCCCACTGTAATCCTGATTAGCACTTCAGGTACCATCAAGTGACTGCAGTGCCTAGAATTTTATGTTTAGCTTCAGTGTGTTTTATCTGAGTTTTATTTAATAGCTTTGTCTTGACTCATATTCCTGTGATACTGTGGAGCTGTTTTACTGCTCTGTTTCCATTACATGCTAAGGTTCATTCCTAGGAGGCTTGGCCTTTTTTTAGTCTTGAGATAAAATGTTTAACAAGCAAACCTTAGTTCTTTTTAGATCAAATGTAGCGATAATAGTTAATGGAGTTTTGAGGAGTAGTAGTATAAAGCTtatgatttaaagaaaatatattaatcaTGGGTTTTTCCATGCTTTTGTGTAAATAGGTGGATTTTGATGCTCCTTTGGGATACAAAGAACCAGAAAGAAGTGCACAACATGAAGAGAACACAGTAGGTTAAGCTTTTGTTCTTCCAAAATGCATTCCCTAGAAGTCAGCATTGATTGTGGGGGGAGCAGTGAGTGCCaacatagtttttttttttttaatttaaacaagtTCTTAAGGGTAAATTTTACCAACCAGAAGCTATTGCATGTGTTGCTTAGGAGACTGTTGTTTACACACTGTTGTTTTGGGAAAGGGATTGTTCTGAAGTTTAGTTTGGTCAGAAATACTTGGAACTGGTTTCATGTCATGTACATGTcagaacaggaagaaaatgaacttgTTTTTCCCCTTGCAGGATGTAGAAGCAGACCACAGTGGGTATGTGAGTGACATAGGATTTCGTGTAAGTCCCCTATTTCTGCTGGTTTCTCAGTGCTGAAAAACGGTGAGGGAAAGTTGTTCTGAACACCTGCAAAATATTAGTACCTGTTCTTAAGAGATGCTCATTATTTAACTGGCAAGTGCCTGTGAATGTTTTGTGTGATCATAGCCAGGAACAGCATGACTTGCTCTCTGCAAAGGGCAGACGGGAAGCTCAAACAGAACCCTCCCTACACCTATGAATCATCAGCTTATATGTATCAAAAAGAAGCATGCTGaattaaataactaaataaaaattGCTGTAAGATTTTTCAGAATATAATGTCCTTGTGCAGTGTGCTTTCAAATGCCAGGAGTTAAATTAAAACTCGTTATCCACAGGCATTCTCTGGATCTGGGAACAGATTGGATGGCAAGAAGAAAGGTGTGgagcccagcccctcaccaATTAAACCAGGAGACATCCGAAGGTATGTCAGCAAGTGAAGGGTCAGTATTTGAGCAgagttttagttttttttccctgcttctgcCATATAAACAAACTAATTTTGTCATGAGTTTGCCTGTAGGAAATAGTCTTTCTTATCCACAGGCTAGTGAAAGCATGCCTGTGGCCAGGCTTCCACAACAACCCCAGTATGTGATTATTTACTTTTGCAATCTGTGCCTAccttcagaaaataattcagtggTTTAACTCTGGAAttatttagaaatgaaaatgtgcAGTCAGTGTTGGTATTACACTGGCAGTCACAGAATAGGTCTCTCTGTGTTCAACTCAATGGTAGGTATAAAACTTATTTCATAGTATTTTTATGCTTCTTTTCCAGAGGAATTCCCAACTATGACTTCAAGATTGGTAGAATCACATTCATTAGGAATTCACGTCCACTGGTCAAGAAAGTAGAAGAGGTAAATAAAGTTGAATCCTCTCCAGTTTTGCATAGAATTAGAACTAAGATCCAAGTTTGTggtccctctccctttccccttgATTTTTTTACAGCATGCTAACACTAAAAAGTGGTAGTGGTTTAGAATGGTTTGAATTACACGAAGCAACTTGTTACTGATGGAAAAAGATTAGCTTGGTGTCAGTTTATTAAGCCAGTTGGCTGAAAGGTCACCAAAATGctgctattttattttcaggaagaaagTGGTTTTTATCTAGAGTAGGATATGAAATGTCTACAGTCAGTGGCTGCTCTGATGGAGTATTCTTGCTAACAGTCATTCAGCTTTCATCACACACAAGCGGTGAGCAAAAAGGTAaaaccattttccccctctttctttttttccaggatgAATCTGGAAGCCGGTTTATTGCCTTTTCAGGAGAAGGCCAGTCCCTGCgcaagaaaggaagaaagccCTAAGTTGTAGTACCTTCAGCTAGttagggggaaaataaaataacagttGAAGCATCTTGGATCTTAGTAATTGCAGTTGAGAGATCATTTTGCAACACAGGAACACTTAAGGTGTTTTGGTTTCAGTTTCATATTtagagctggagctgtcagaCTGTCttaattttcagctgaaaattaaGTTCTGGGAATTTGGAAGAAGCTTTTTGTATGTGTTGTAAAGAGGGGAACGTAGATCTGTGATAAACCTGAGAAGCGAAACTAACAAGCTCTAGCTTACTAAAGGTCCGGTTCTTAGATTGCATCCTCCCCTCATCTGAGTGATGATGATCTCATGTCGCTCTGTGCTTGGTATTTTCCTcactttatatatattttgcCACAATTTCAGATCAGCTTTTTGGTGTGGTGCAAATGAAGGGTGACTTTGGTGTTTGGGATTTTAGTGCAGGGAGTCTCTTTAAGCTTAGCTTCAGGTGTTGGGTTATTAATCATTCTAAGCAAACCTCCTGTAActgctttttatatttataattaataacATGCCTTTTAATAGTTCAGATACTATAACGTAGTGTAGCAATCTCTTGGCACGTGTAGGGAGAGGAGAGACACAGCTGCACTGCCCGGTGCCGCTTTGGAACGGTGCGAATGTATCCTGTGTGTGCGAGCGTACCCGGGTGCAATCCTGCGCTCTCCCCAGAGCCCGAGTAAAAGTTCCTGGAGCCCATCTGCGTCCGTGTGTGGTGATTTGGGACAGACCGAAGGGCGGGCGCTGCCGGCCGTGCCTGCGCCTCCTCCGGCTGCTCGCGGGCTGCGCTGGTCACGTGCCGGCCGCCGCGCAGCCATTGGCTGCCGGGCACGGGGCCGGTTTGTGCCGCCGCTCGCCATTGGCCGCGGCCGCGGGTGCCGCCGTAAGCGCGGTGGCCATTGGCGGCGGCGCAGCATGGCGAGCGCGGAGGGCTCCTGGCGGGTGAGCGGGggcgccggggccgggatcGGGGTGGGGCGGGCGGCGGGACTCGGTTCAGCCCGGCCATGTCCGTCCGCAGCCGCCGCGGTCGTGCGAGGACTACTGGGGGGAGTGGAAGCATTGCCGCGGGCTGCGCCACGCCTTCCACCACTACTACGCGCACGGGGAGCTGCCGGATTGCGGCCGCTGGCGGGAGGACTACGAGGCCTGCCGCGCCTGGGAGAGGAaccgcgccgccgccgcgcagGTACCGGCCCCGCTCCTGGCCCCGGCCTGCCCGGGGCTCTCCGGGccggggctgctggggctggggagggttTGGAAAAGCAGGGGCCGCCTCGGAGCGGAGGCGGGTAGGATTGTCTTACAAACCCAGCGAAGGATCcagggaatatttttaatttccaggtGTAAAAGCTCTTGATTTGTGTTGCTCTGACATTTCCTTCCTAATAGGAAAAGCCGCCACGTTAGAGGGAAAAGGCATTCCCGGGGTGTCTAGAAATGCCCTGGCTACAGCCCCGCGGACCCTGGAGGACACgagccctgcagcacaggctgctgtaactcctccctccctccagccagcacagctcctgcgGGGAGGGTTCCACAGCGGTGCGAGTTTCCTTCGTAACTCAGGAGCCAGAggcaaaatataaatatgacTTAGTTAAAAACTTATATTCTGGCTTACTTAGATAACATTTAGCACTTCTGCTTAAGCATGAtaaacttttatttcttcttttatctcaAATATTCACAGCAGGAAATCAGCTCTGTATGACTGGACCATCCAACGCCATTGTGgtaatattatttttcctgtatttcaggAAGCTTTGTGCAAGAGTGAAAGAGCTCGAGtaatggaaaaacagaaatatgctCCAGTGTGGAAGCTCAGGAAGAGCCCACCACCTGACTGGTATCTACCACTTGACCATGACAAATCAAACtaacaaaactgttttctgtgtttggtCAGTAACATAATACACAATTCAGAATtatgctggcttttttttttttccccccccacaTCATGTTGAAGTTCTGCAACTGTAGCCCTGCCCTGCAATACTTTaccattcatttaaaaatactgaaattttatttaaacacaGAGTATTTTTAAAGACAGGTTTGAGGTGCTTAATTTGATTGTGGTCTTTGACTGCTGTCTTACACTTTAGGATTTCATGTCAGCAGGCACCTTCTGAGGGCCTTTGCCCTACCAGCTGGCATTAAGCACTTTTGGAACAAAGTACCCAGCCCAGGCCTGCcagatgaggaagaaaaaccaGCCTGGGACTCTTCCTTGCCAGCTCAGGACAATCCCAGACACTGGCATTTAAAAGACATTTCCCAGAATCAGGATCATGGTGATTGAAGAGTTTCTCACCTGGGAGCTGCGCACCCTGAAACTGCCCCTTTGTTGAACTGTTCAAGTGGTGGTGTGTGTTGTGGCAGTATTCAAAACTACTAAAAAATAAAGGTTTAAACAAATGGAGTGAGAGACTGGTTTGTATTAGGGCAAACCCACAGAAACGTAGTTACAACAGTTACATGGcaatataagaaaataaaaaaaaatgtgctttgctACTATGTAACGTCATGTAGCTTTGCTAGATGTATTATTATCTGAAGAGCCATTAAAACACAGAGatacttcatttatttttttacagtcaCATCTTGCAGTGTTGTAACCTGCAGGAAGAATTGTTTGTTCTTATTCCAATCTTTCTTCCTTCAAGTTGGCTGAGCACCTCCTGGCAACTGAAGCAGGAGCTCCTCCATCACTGCGTGTACACCTTGGTGATGTCAATGCACTTTCCTTCGGGGGGATCGTAGCCAGGAAGGGGAGGGGTGTAACTGGGTCCCTCCCTCTCGAAGGGGAAAAGGCCCTCATCCCTCCGGATTGCTGCCTCATACAGCTCCTCGGATTCCAGGCGCAATTCCTTCAGCGCCTCTTGCTGAGATTCTACGAGGGCCTTAATTGCATTCTTTTCTGCCTCATCTTGTTTCTGCTTAAACAAACACCACTTCTTCAAAAGCAAAACTCTTCTTTCAGTCTCTTCAGGAGAAAGAGTGGGAAGACTCCGCACCCTGGTGAAGAGAAGGGTAACACTGTAATAGAGAAATAGCCTGACTCCAAAGACCAAgctaacaaaaacaaaatgctGAAGCAAAAAATCTCACCAccaggcaaaaaaaccccaccaaacccaGAGAATACACTGAATTCACTAATAATTTAGTCAGTCTGTGATGTTCTCCAGTCAGTCTAACAGGAAATGCACTGGTTTTGATTATTCTTAGCAAGAACAAGTAATATTTCCTTTCCATACTTTTGTCTTGATGGAAGTGGATAACATTTTGTACCAAGGCTGACACTATGTTGCAGTTGTGTAGAGAAAGAAATCCACTGTGAGAGCGGGTACAAGGTGAAAGACAGACCTACTGACCTGTTGCTCTCTGAGTACTTAAGTGGTGTTATAAAATCCTCTATTGGAATCAGTTCTGGGGCAGCTTTTTCCAACTTTTTAAGCTTTTTCTTCATACGCTCCTTCTGTGCTTGCTCTTTCTTCACAtccactttctttttcttctttggttGTGCTCTACAAGGGAAATAGTAAATgaaagaagatattttttcctttaattcaaCACCAGCAGCTTTCTTTTCCATTGCTTAATCTGGTCCCTGACACTAGTTCCAGCCATTAACTTTATTCAAGTAATGTAATTTCCAGGAGCCAGTGACTTGTCtgctgagatttttctgcagagaactgCCTGGGAAAAGCAATTTTGTGCCAAACATCAGAATGACCTGAGAAAGTTCCACAAACGCTGAATTAGAATTGTTTTAACTGGCTCAGAGTGCAGCACAGCAGGTTTATCGTACAAGTGGCttgtgttggaaaggaccttaaaccTCACGTGGTTCtatccccctgccatgggcagggaaaccTTTCAGTAGACCAAGttactccaagccccatccagcctggccttgaacaaaTACTCCAGTTGTTTCACATTAAAGAATACTGCAAGTGGATTTATGCGTGCTTCTAAAATTTCTGCATTTGGAGCAAAGTTCAGGCTGTAGATGTTACTTCTCCATGCAGATCTGAGATATTATTGCACACTCCACAAACACAAATTGACCCTCATTCCTGCCTGGCAGACTGAACAAACAACATTTATAGAGTGAAACAGTCCCTCTCCAACAGTACCTAAGAGCTACCTGGGTATTTTAAATCAAGCTgcatcaaaacaaaaccagacacTGATTTGTGGCACAGACATACACATGGGCTGCCTCTGCCTTCACAACAAAGCATTTCTGGTCCAGCCAGGCTTTCACTGGTGCTGCCCAGCAGGGAATTCTGGAGCACTGCATAAATCCCAGTATTTCCAGCTGTGTTCTGTGGTTGTGCTACCCACAAGCACAAAGTGATAACTGTATCACCTCTGCACTCTCCACAGGAGGCCAACAGTTCCTAACTGCTTTGGCATATAGAGACTTAAACATATACAGTTAAAGGTTAAATTTGGACTTGGGAAAATTTGTGTTCCCCCAATGCATAAGAACACTTTTGTGTGACTCCAAGAAAGCTGCACTCACCTCACAGGGACGGATGTCCTGAACTCCAGCAATGAACTCTGCCAGTGACTCTCTCGGAGCAGGAGCCTCTggggcagccaggagctgcaggaggaaaagcaaCACAACACATGAGGAGAAACTGACTGATGTCATTGATTCTGCACAAGAGCTATTTGTTATTCATATTTGACAGTGATGAGTTTTGAACCATTTTCGGCCATTTCATTCATGTCAGGATACATGATTGCCCAGAGATAGCCTCAGGAGCTAGGTGATCTAAGTAACTGATCCCAAATATGGACTGCTCGGTGTGAGCCCACAGATACCGGGGGGTGAAACAGATCCAGTTTTTGGATAGGTTacagcagttttatttttaagctgtgaCAATGACCCCTTTGAGGAGCTGGTATGTGAGAGGTCAGACCACTGCCGTTCAGATTAGGAGAGCGATGCCGACTGTCGTATCTCGGCGGCTGTCACGGCAGGACGAACCGGCCCAGGTGCCAAGGCACCGACTTCTCCAGGTGCGGGGTCCCAGCGCGGGCCCAGCCCCCCGCAAGAGCCCGAGCGGGGACCGCGGCTGAGAGGCGCTTCCCGGGCTCCGTCCCCGCGGtcctggggcagagcagccccagccctacCTGAGCCGGGCCCCGCGGagcccccgcgccgccgccgccgcccacATGGCCCCGCGCTGCGCCGAGCCCCCGCCGGCCGCGCTCCGACCCCGCGTCCCCCGTTCCGGGGCACGAACGTTCCGGCGCGCGCCCTCCACGGAGCTCCCGCCCCGCCGGCACCGGCCCGCTCcgcccgccagggggcgcccgCCCGCGCTGTGGGGGGGCGGCGCCTGGCGGGGGAACGGCGGGGTCGGGGCGCTGTTTCCCGCCGGGCCGGTTTGGCGGTTGCCAGGCGCCGAGTTCCGGCGGTGCCGGATCGCCGGCGGCGCCGGGCGGGGGAtgcggcggggcggcggcggcaccgggacATGGAGCGGCGCTGAGGCGGCT includes these proteins:
- the UFD1 gene encoding ubiquitin recognition factor in ER-associated degradation protein 1, giving the protein MFSFNMFDHPIPRVFQNRFSTQYRCFSVSMLAGPNDRSDVEKGGKIIMPPSALDQLSRLNITYPMLFKLTNKNSDRMTHCGVLEFVADEGICYLPHWMMQNLLLEEGGLVQVESVNLQVATYSKFQPQSPDFLDITNPKAVLENALRNFACLTTGDVIAINYNEKIYELRVMETKPDKAVSIIECDMNVDFDAPLGYKEPERSAQHEENTDVEADHSGYVSDIGFRAFSGSGNRLDGKKKGVEPSPSPIKPGDIRRGIPNYDFKIGRITFIRNSRPLVKKVEEDESGSRFIAFSGEGQSLRKKGRKP
- the C16H22orf39 gene encoding UPF0545 protein C22orf39 homolog isoform X3, with the protein product MASAEGSWRPPRSCEDYWGEWKHCRGLRHAFHHYYAHGELPDCGRWREDYEACRAWERNRAAAAQEALCKSERARVMEKQKYAPVWKLRKSPPPDWYLPLDHDKSN
- the C16H22orf39 gene encoding UPF0545 protein C22orf39 homolog isoform X1, whose translation is MASAEGSWRPPRSCEDYWGEWKHCRGLRHAFHHYYAHGELPDCGRWREDYEACRAWERNRAAAAQEALCKSERARVMEKQKYAPVWKLRKSPPPDCRHLLRAFALPAGIKHFWNKVPSPGLPDEEEKPAWDSSLPAQDNPRHWHLKDISQNQDHGD
- the C16H22orf39 gene encoding UPF0545 protein C22orf39 homolog isoform X2, which codes for MASAEGSWRPPRSCEDYWGEWKHCRGLRHAFHHYYAHGELPDCGRWREDYEACRAWERNRAAAAQEALCKSERARVMEKQKYAPVWKLRKSPPPDWISCQQAPSEGLCPTSWH
- the MRPL40 gene encoding large ribosomal subunit protein mL40, with protein sequence MGPRPAPQCPRPRPARAASAPLHVPVPPPPRRIPRPAPPAIRHRRNSAPGNRQTGPAGNSAPTPPFPRQAPPPHSAGGRPLAGGAGRCRRGGSSVEGARRNVRAPERGTRGRSAAGGGSAQRGAMWAAAAARGLRGARLSSWLPQRLLLRESHWQSSLLEFRTSVPVRAQPKKKKKVDVKKEQAQKERMKKKLKKLEKAAPELIPIEDFITPLKYSESNRVRSLPTLSPEETERRVLLLKKWCLFKQKQDEAEKNAIKALVESQQEALKELRLESEELYEAAIRRDEGLFPFEREGPSYTPPLPGYDPPEGKCIDITKVYTQ